The following proteins are co-located in the Vicugna pacos chromosome 3, VicPac4, whole genome shotgun sequence genome:
- the IL9 gene encoding interleukin-9: MLLSVVLASALLLCSVASQRCLTLTGIKDAEYLINNLQKHPPSKCSCSSNVTDCLCLPIPSDNCTTACFQEGLTQMANTTLKTRFPLIFNRVKKTVEALKNNKCGSFSCEQPCNQTIAGNTLTFLKSLLESFQKERMRGRV; this comes from the exons ATGCTCCTGTCTGTGGTCCTTGCCTCGGCCCTGCTCCTCTGCTCTGTGGCCAGCCAGAGGTGTTTGACCTTGACTGGGATCAAGGATGCTGAGTACCTCATCAACAACCTGCAG AAACATCCACCTTCAAAATGCAGCTGCAGCAGCAAC GTGACTGACTGTTTGTGTCTGCCCATTCCTTCT GACAACTGCACCACGGCATGCTTCCAGGAGGGTCtgacacagatggccaacacaaCACTGAAAACAAGATTCCCCCTGATTTTCAATAGGGTGAAGAAAACGGTTGAAGCCCTCAAGAACAACAAGTGTGGC TCTTTTTCCTGTGAACAGCCATGCAACCAAACCATAGCAGGCAATACACTGACATTCCTGAAGAGTCTCCTGGAAAGTTTCCAGAAAGAAAGGATGAGAGGCAGAGTGTGA